One genomic segment of Kordiimonas sp. SCSIO 12603 includes these proteins:
- a CDS encoding TetR family transcriptional regulator yields the protein MVSIRKRAISPEQKALRRQQILDAAGEMFAREQYEDVKLSVLARHVGITKPALYRYFRGKEVLFLALYEQEIARIIEDFRNRAKPEELSRAMAEVYAERPLFCRLSAILHSVLERDLTYDEALEFKLKMKDIAADFLEVFSIWFEETDPEVLYPMLIHAQQAVIGAWLMAHPRGTMADVLARDDMAVFRVDFQTSLEQHLHRIFGR from the coding sequence ATGGTTTCAATTAGAAAACGTGCAATCAGCCCTGAGCAAAAAGCCCTCAGGCGTCAGCAGATATTGGATGCTGCTGGCGAAATGTTTGCGCGTGAGCAATATGAAGATGTGAAGCTCTCTGTGCTTGCCAGACACGTTGGTATCACTAAGCCAGCTCTATATCGCTATTTCCGAGGTAAGGAAGTGTTGTTTCTTGCGCTTTATGAACAGGAAATAGCTCGGATTATTGAAGATTTCAGGAATAGAGCAAAACCTGAAGAACTTAGCAGGGCCATGGCTGAGGTGTATGCAGAACGTCCACTGTTTTGTCGCTTGTCAGCTATTCTGCATTCAGTACTTGAACGTGACCTTACATATGATGAGGCACTTGAGTTTAAGCTGAAGATGAAGGATATCGCTGCGGATTTCTTAGAGGTTTTCTCTATCTGGTTTGAAGAAACTGATCCAGAAGTTCTTTATCCCATGCTTATTCATGCGCAGCAGGCTGTGATTGGTGCGTGGTTAATGGCGCACCCGCGAGGAACCATGGCCGATGTACTTGCCAGAGATGATATGGCCGTGTTCCGTGTGGATTTCCAAACCTCGCTAGAGCAGCATTTGCACCGTATCTTCGGTCGCTGA
- a CDS encoding universal stress protein — translation MKSVLLPLTAHVDLAPVSEFTARFSKKHSATITALYVEPDPRTAIPFVGEGLSADIIQSVQEAAEQENDEHEKFCKEQFAEIMKSHSIAKKNGDDILPNSHYRWKTLVGEISDHIGRKARTADVSICMQPSDKHECYKHLFNDLIYRSGRPVLMIPTEGNFEVGTNILIAWNGRAEVARSIANALPILRTAGKISIVQVDEIDEDRPSLYEAAEYLEDHGLTVSIIEQPQSNAGISDTILATAQDIQADLIVIGAYSHARWHEIILGSITTQIVANTKLPVFMSH, via the coding sequence ATGAAATCCGTCCTATTGCCGCTTACAGCCCATGTAGACTTGGCTCCTGTTTCTGAATTCACCGCACGCTTCAGCAAAAAACACAGTGCCACCATAACCGCACTTTACGTGGAACCAGACCCCCGCACAGCTATCCCCTTTGTAGGAGAAGGCCTTTCCGCCGATATCATTCAAAGCGTTCAGGAAGCCGCCGAGCAGGAAAACGATGAACACGAAAAATTCTGTAAAGAGCAATTTGCAGAAATCATGAAAAGCCACTCAATTGCAAAAAAGAACGGCGATGATATTTTGCCAAACTCACATTACCGCTGGAAAACACTGGTTGGCGAAATCTCGGATCATATTGGCAGAAAAGCTCGCACAGCTGATGTATCTATCTGCATGCAACCTTCTGATAAACATGAATGCTACAAGCATCTTTTTAATGATCTGATTTACCGTTCCGGCAGGCCAGTATTGATGATACCGACAGAGGGTAACTTTGAAGTTGGCACCAATATCCTGATTGCCTGGAATGGCAGAGCAGAAGTTGCCCGTTCTATCGCAAATGCTCTTCCTATTCTCCGGACCGCCGGGAAGATATCGATCGTTCAAGTAGATGAAATAGATGAAGACAGACCGTCGCTCTATGAAGCTGCCGAATATCTGGAAGACCATGGATTAACCGTATCCATCATTGAACAGCCACAATCAAACGCAGGCATCTCGGATACCATCCTGGCAACCGCACAAGATATTCAGGCGGATCTAATCGTCATCGGTGCTTACTCCCATGCCCGGTGGCATGAAATAATACTGGGCAGCATCACTACCCAGATTGTTGCAAATACAAAGCTTCCAGTTTTCATGAGCCATTAA
- a CDS encoding aminoglycoside phosphotransferase family protein: MDTRLEQQEAFVKKNGWEEADLFPLKADASNRTYTRLIDGSRKCLLMDAPPETENLKAYLDTNRYLASVGLRVPEIYAEDLELGMALIEDFGADTFTKLLADGWPEAELYDLAADVLIHTKQQGKPEGIQLQPYDMVALMREVNLFTEWFVPYVRGESITEAERDAWNLVWQKALANIAKDQAVFVYRDFHVDNAMRLEGKGVTACGLLDFQDALLGSPVYDLVSLIEDARRGVSAETRRAVLAKYFAAFPELDRIQFLNDIATLGAQRHAKVAGIFIRLSERDDKHVYLKHIPHVLRLLDRSLSQPHLGEIRDLVHKMVPGFLEREFPEPQTSLAPAFHDE; this comes from the coding sequence GTGGATACTCGGTTAGAGCAACAAGAAGCATTTGTGAAAAAGAATGGATGGGAAGAGGCAGACCTGTTCCCATTAAAAGCAGATGCTTCAAACCGCACCTATACACGTCTGATCGATGGTTCCCGTAAATGTCTGTTAATGGACGCACCACCAGAAACTGAAAACTTAAAAGCCTATCTGGATACAAACCGTTATCTGGCTTCAGTCGGTTTGCGCGTACCGGAAATTTACGCGGAAGATCTTGAGCTGGGTATGGCGCTCATCGAAGATTTCGGGGCCGATACTTTCACTAAATTGTTGGCTGATGGTTGGCCTGAGGCTGAGCTTTATGACTTGGCCGCGGATGTTCTAATCCATACTAAACAGCAAGGAAAGCCAGAAGGTATCCAGCTTCAACCATATGATATGGTGGCATTGATGCGTGAGGTTAACTTGTTCACTGAGTGGTTTGTACCTTATGTACGGGGGGAAAGTATCACTGAAGCAGAGCGGGATGCCTGGAATTTGGTATGGCAAAAGGCATTGGCAAATATTGCTAAAGATCAGGCAGTATTTGTGTACCGGGACTTCCATGTGGATAACGCGATGCGACTTGAAGGCAAGGGGGTTACTGCTTGCGGTCTTCTTGATTTTCAGGATGCACTTTTAGGTAGCCCCGTTTATGATTTGGTTTCATTGATTGAAGATGCGCGTAGAGGAGTATCTGCTGAAACACGTCGTGCTGTACTCGCAAAATATTTCGCGGCTTTCCCTGAACTGGACCGAATTCAATTCCTCAATGATATCGCAACGCTTGGTGCACAGCGCCATGCAAAAGTTGCTGGTATCTTTATTCGCCTTTCAGAGCGAGACGATAAACATGTGTATCTGAAACATATCCCTCATGTTCTAAGGTTGCTGGACCGTAGTTTAAGTCAGCCACATCTGGGTGAGATACGCGATCTCGTGCATAAGATGGTGCCGGGCTTTTTGGAAAGAGAATTCCCTGAACCACAAACTAGTCTTGCGCCAGCTTTCCATGATGAGTGA
- a CDS encoding glycosyltransferase family 4 protein translates to MSVNKRVLHVFSSFEVGGSQRRFATYISHTNTNCEHMVYAMDGCYDAAKLVQNSKLSIADNINITKGNTRQAIKQIKQYLKTETPDLLVTYNWGATEWVMANVFSKICPVIHVQDGFGEDEQNTEKLTRRLMRMFAYRQCNTVVVPSKTLERIARRNWFLPEGEVSYIPNGIDIDRFICPEDIGFARSIGIDPDKPVIGIVAALRPEKNVGRLIEAFSKVEDEIDGAQLVIVGSGIGTSAMKMLAERVCKPGRVIFAGNMENPEKLLPSFDVFALSSDTEQMPLSVIEAMACALPIVSTDVGDISHMVSGQNAPYISGNNAESLADNLIQMLGSHEVSIRIGAANQAKAKEQFSLKTMIDAYDSLFTHHGKLAQD, encoded by the coding sequence GTGTCCGTAAACAAACGTGTTCTACATGTTTTTTCCTCGTTTGAGGTTGGAGGATCACAGCGGCGTTTTGCTACTTATATCTCTCACACAAACACCAATTGTGAGCATATGGTGTACGCCATGGATGGCTGTTATGATGCCGCCAAGTTGGTTCAAAATTCTAAATTATCAATTGCTGACAATATCAACATCACTAAGGGCAATACCCGTCAAGCCATCAAACAAATCAAACAGTATTTGAAAACCGAAACACCCGACCTTTTGGTAACCTATAATTGGGGCGCTACTGAATGGGTCATGGCGAATGTCTTTTCAAAGATATGTCCTGTTATCCATGTTCAGGACGGTTTTGGCGAAGATGAACAAAATACCGAAAAGCTCACCCGCAGATTGATGCGAATGTTTGCTTACCGCCAATGTAATACTGTCGTTGTGCCTTCAAAAACACTGGAACGTATTGCACGCCGCAACTGGTTTTTACCCGAGGGTGAAGTGAGTTATATTCCAAACGGCATTGATATAGACCGTTTTATCTGCCCTGAAGACATCGGTTTTGCACGGTCAATTGGGATTGATCCTGATAAACCCGTGATAGGTATTGTTGCGGCCCTCAGGCCTGAGAAAAACGTTGGCCGTTTGATTGAAGCTTTTAGCAAGGTAGAAGATGAGATAGATGGAGCTCAGCTAGTTATTGTAGGCAGCGGCATTGGCACTTCCGCCATGAAAATGCTGGCTGAACGGGTGTGCAAACCGGGCCGCGTTATCTTTGCTGGCAATATGGAAAACCCGGAAAAACTGCTGCCTTCCTTTGACGTCTTCGCCCTCTCGTCTGATACAGAACAGATGCCTCTGTCCGTTATCGAAGCCATGGCCTGCGCCCTTCCAATAGTCAGCACTGATGTGGGAGATATTTCCCACATGGTTTCAGGGCAAAATGCTCCTTATATTAGCGGAAATAACGCTGAATCGCTTGCCGATAACCTTATCCAAATGCTCGGCAGCCATGAAGTATCAATTCGAATTGGCGCTGCTAACCAAGCCAAGGCAAAAGAACAATTCTCACTTAAAACAATGATTGATGCCTACGACAGCTTATTCACTCATCATGGAAAGCTGGCGCAAGACTAG
- a CDS encoding DUF423 domain-containing protein has protein sequence MKTKYILALAGLNGITATALAAIGSHAIKFEGKGQSLFDQAINFHFWHALAMIGAILLSQWEQKKTASAATICFMLGILFFSGSLYWRAIMGPGSLGSFHWITPIGGLSFMAGWLLLIIGALKAKTE, from the coding sequence GTGAAAACCAAATATATATTAGCTTTAGCAGGCTTAAACGGGATAACAGCGACAGCGCTTGCTGCTATTGGCTCCCATGCAATCAAGTTTGAGGGCAAGGGGCAATCGCTCTTTGATCAGGCAATCAATTTCCATTTTTGGCATGCTCTCGCAATGATCGGTGCAATTTTACTAAGCCAATGGGAACAAAAGAAAACCGCTTCTGCAGCTACTATCTGTTTCATGCTCGGCATTCTATTCTTTTCTGGCAGCCTATATTGGCGCGCTATTATGGGCCCCGGCAGTTTAGGTAGTTTCCACTGGATTACACCAATTGGTGGCCTAAGCTTTATGGCCGGATGGTTACTACTGATCATCGGAGCCCTTAAAGCAAAAACTGAATAG
- a CDS encoding enoyl-CoA hydratase, giving the protein MTDHVLTEIKDRILTITFNRPDKKNALTHAMYAKIADALEDAETNDDVRAVLFKSSAEAFTAGNDLIDFQQAGSHDGSEVSELPVARVLRAFVNAEKPYVAAVNGVAVGIGLTMLLHCDIVYVAEEATIQAPFVDLALVPEAASSMLLPRLTGHVKAAEIFMLGKKVGADEAVSIGLANGKCSQEDLLPTAEKAAAALASKAPQAIRMTKRLMRGDKEVLGAKMQEENIYFGQQLKSPEVMEAIMAFMQKRAPNFG; this is encoded by the coding sequence ATGACTGATCATGTGCTAACGGAAATCAAAGACCGTATTTTAACCATTACTTTCAACCGACCTGATAAAAAGAATGCACTGACGCATGCGATGTATGCGAAAATTGCGGATGCGCTTGAAGATGCTGAAACAAATGATGATGTTCGTGCTGTGCTCTTTAAATCCAGCGCTGAAGCTTTTACGGCAGGGAATGATCTCATTGATTTCCAGCAAGCAGGTTCCCATGATGGTTCAGAAGTGTCGGAGCTACCGGTAGCTCGAGTGTTGCGTGCGTTTGTAAACGCTGAAAAACCATATGTTGCCGCGGTGAACGGCGTTGCGGTTGGTATTGGTCTTACGATGCTTCTTCATTGTGATATTGTTTATGTTGCTGAAGAAGCCACTATTCAAGCGCCGTTTGTTGACCTTGCATTAGTGCCAGAGGCCGCGTCTTCCATGCTGTTACCGCGCCTTACAGGTCACGTAAAAGCGGCTGAAATTTTCATGTTGGGTAAAAAGGTTGGTGCAGACGAAGCGGTATCTATCGGTTTGGCTAATGGTAAGTGTTCACAAGAAGACTTGCTGCCAACAGCTGAAAAAGCTGCCGCTGCCCTGGCTTCAAAAGCGCCACAGGCAATCCGCATGACCAAGCGTTTAATGAGGGGTGATAAAGAAGTGCTAGGTGCGAAGATGCAGGAAGAGAATATCTATTTTGGCCAGCAGCTTAAATCACCCGAGGTAATGGAGGCCATCATGGCGTTTATGCAAAAGCGTGCGCCTAATTTTGGCTAA
- a CDS encoding amidohydrolase family protein has translation MMIIDAWAQHPTLRHSQDPVFESLRRWNKTETPTEELSLEITVGAMDAVGVSKSLISAWYAPRNIMISNDEVAAFVSKYPDRFVGVGSVDISKPMEAVREIRRCVNELGFKAIRVLPWLWEVPPTDRRFYPVYTACCELGVPFCTQIGHTGPLMPSEVGRPIYIDQVALDFPELKIVGGHIGYPWTDEAIAVATKHENVFIDTSAYTAARYPAQLVEFMRRHGRRKVLFGTNYPMITPGKALEALDSLGLDDEAKELFLSGNAKRVFGL, from the coding sequence ATAATGATCATTGATGCTTGGGCACAGCACCCCACTTTACGGCATAGCCAAGACCCGGTTTTTGAATCGCTCCGGCGGTGGAATAAAACAGAAACACCAACAGAAGAACTATCGCTGGAAATTACCGTTGGAGCCATGGACGCTGTTGGTGTCTCCAAGAGTTTGATTTCAGCTTGGTATGCACCTCGAAATATTATGATCTCCAATGATGAAGTCGCGGCGTTTGTCAGTAAATATCCAGACAGGTTTGTCGGGGTTGGGTCTGTTGATATTTCAAAACCAATGGAAGCGGTGCGGGAAATCCGTCGCTGTGTAAATGAATTGGGCTTCAAAGCTATACGGGTTCTTCCGTGGCTTTGGGAAGTGCCGCCGACAGACCGCCGTTTCTATCCCGTTTACACCGCTTGTTGTGAACTTGGTGTGCCTTTCTGTACGCAGATTGGGCATACTGGTCCGTTAATGCCATCTGAGGTGGGGCGCCCAATTTATATTGACCAAGTAGCGCTTGATTTTCCAGAGCTTAAAATTGTTGGCGGCCATATTGGGTATCCTTGGACAGATGAAGCCATAGCGGTTGCTACCAAACACGAAAATGTATTCATTGATACATCAGCGTATACAGCCGCTCGCTATCCGGCACAGCTTGTGGAATTTATGCGCAGGCATGGGCGCAGGAAAGTGTTGTTTGGTACCAATTACCCGATGATAACGCCGGGTAAAGCCCTTGAAGCGTTGGATAGCTTAGGCCTTGATGACGAGGCAAAAGAACTTTTCCTCAGCGGAAACGCGAAGAGGGTATTTGGCCTTTAA
- a CDS encoding GMC family oxidoreductase, which translates to MSEKTFDYIVIGAGSAGCAMASRLTENPNISVLLLEAGERDNTMKIDMPAMIIDVVPPNKYNWSYFTEPQPKLNNREMYWPRGKVLGGSSAINGLLYVRGHARDYDEWAQLGCTGWSFDDVLPYFKKSEGSDRADDGLHNSSGPLLTSQHTSTNPLNLAFLKAAEEMGLPYTDDFNGPQQEGVGWYDQTIRDGRRQSAARAYIHQALDRPNLTVLTGAQARKIILEGKKAVGVEVSRKGKIESWKAGREVICSGGAINSPQLLQLSGIGDPADIQDVGLPVHHELKGVGKNMQDHLDLTVYAKINEPISAIKYKAPHRAIFEMAKWFMKKPGVLSDCVTPVGAFLKTDKALERPDIQFHIMLAMASKPHGFEQPTEHGMGIHVCQLRPHSRGTISLKSDDPLAPAKIDPNYLEAEEDLRVMREGVKTVRRFMRQPALARYITEEQAPWNSVDIDDDEGTNAVVREKAETIYHPVGTCAMGPTDNVNSVVDPKTLKVIGMEGLRVVDASIMPRLIGGNTNAPTIMIAEKCADMIKAELVPA; encoded by the coding sequence ATGAGTGAAAAGACATTTGATTATATCGTCATCGGTGCAGGTTCTGCGGGATGCGCGATGGCCTCACGCCTTACTGAAAACCCGAATATCAGTGTATTACTACTTGAAGCAGGCGAGCGTGATAACACGATGAAAATCGATATGCCTGCCATGATCATCGATGTAGTACCACCTAATAAATATAACTGGTCTTATTTCACCGAGCCTCAGCCCAAATTGAATAACCGGGAAATGTACTGGCCGCGCGGTAAAGTTCTGGGCGGATCATCAGCGATTAATGGGCTTCTTTATGTTCGAGGCCATGCTCGTGATTATGATGAATGGGCCCAACTTGGCTGTACTGGTTGGTCTTTTGATGACGTCCTACCCTACTTTAAAAAATCTGAAGGTAGCGACCGGGCTGACGATGGTTTACACAACAGTTCAGGCCCTCTTCTCACGTCTCAACATACCTCCACTAATCCACTGAACCTTGCTTTCCTGAAGGCAGCAGAGGAAATGGGCCTGCCCTATACGGATGATTTCAACGGCCCTCAGCAAGAAGGCGTGGGATGGTATGACCAAACTATCAGAGATGGCCGCAGACAATCAGCGGCACGAGCTTACATCCACCAAGCCCTTGACCGCCCCAACCTCACCGTTCTTACTGGCGCACAAGCACGTAAAATTATTCTGGAAGGCAAAAAAGCCGTTGGTGTTGAGGTAAGCCGCAAAGGTAAAATCGAAAGCTGGAAGGCAGGCAGAGAAGTAATATGCTCAGGTGGTGCCATCAACAGCCCTCAACTTTTACAACTTTCGGGTATCGGTGATCCTGCCGATATTCAAGACGTTGGCTTACCGGTACATCATGAACTCAAGGGCGTAGGTAAAAACATGCAGGATCATCTTGATCTGACTGTATATGCCAAAATCAATGAACCGATTTCCGCCATCAAATACAAAGCGCCTCATCGCGCTATTTTCGAGATGGCAAAATGGTTTATGAAAAAACCGGGTGTGCTTTCTGATTGCGTAACGCCTGTTGGCGCATTCCTGAAAACCGATAAAGCACTCGAACGCCCAGACATCCAATTCCATATCATGCTGGCCATGGCTTCAAAACCGCACGGGTTTGAACAGCCAACCGAACACGGTATGGGCATTCATGTTTGCCAGCTTCGTCCACACAGCCGAGGCACTATCAGCCTTAAATCTGATGATCCGCTCGCTCCAGCGAAGATCGACCCCAATTACCTGGAGGCAGAAGAAGATTTACGCGTGATGAGAGAAGGCGTAAAAACTGTTCGCCGCTTTATGCGCCAACCTGCACTCGCACGTTATATCACTGAAGAGCAAGCGCCCTGGAACAGTGTAGATATTGATGATGATGAAGGAACGAATGCTGTTGTTCGTGAAAAGGCAGAGACCATTTACCACCCCGTTGGCACATGCGCCATGGGCCCAACAGATAATGTAAACAGCGTTGTAGACCCCAAAACCTTGAAAGTGATTGGCATGGAAGGTTTGCGTGTGGTTGATGCGTCAATTATGCCCAGATTAATTGGTGGCAATACCAACGCACCTACTATTATGATCGCTGAGAAGTGCGCAGATATGATTAAGGCAGAGCTTGTCCCTGCCTAA
- a CDS encoding PepSY domain-containing protein has protein sequence MMYVLRKLVLLSALFLGATAVVSALPQFVSTAVAADEHDEALKAIKRGDIMSYSQIRKIVQSKLKGRVVNIQLRRTNRGWQYFMRVSKNNGRVVAAVVDARNGKILSTR, from the coding sequence ATGATGTATGTTTTGCGAAAATTGGTATTACTGAGTGCCCTGTTTTTGGGAGCTACAGCTGTTGTTTCAGCACTGCCACAATTTGTGAGTACAGCTGTTGCTGCAGATGAGCATGATGAAGCCCTAAAAGCCATTAAGCGTGGGGACATTATGTCCTACTCGCAAATCAGAAAAATTGTGCAATCCAAACTTAAAGGTCGCGTAGTGAATATTCAGCTACGCCGCACAAACCGTGGATGGCAATATTTTATGCGGGTAAGTAAAAATAATGGCAGGGTTGTTGCTGCTGTTGTTGATGCTCGCAATGGAAAAATTCTTAGCACCAGATAA
- a CDS encoding response regulator transcription factor translates to MRILVVEDDLSLAGQIQQCLLDAGYAVDMAHDGEEGHFLGDTEPYDAVILDLGLPILDGKSVLKRWRAEDKKMPVLVLTARDGWTDKVEGLDAGADDYLTKPFIVEELLARLRALIRRSAGQTNPQLECGPVLLDTRNGRVTVDGRPIKLTAQEFKLLSYLMHHEGKVISRTELTEHIYDQDFDRDSNTIEVFVNRIRKKLDTSIIHTVRGLGYRLEWDEAA, encoded by the coding sequence ATGCGTATACTAGTTGTTGAAGATGATCTTAGTTTGGCTGGGCAGATCCAGCAGTGCCTGCTTGACGCAGGTTATGCAGTTGATATGGCCCATGATGGAGAAGAGGGGCATTTTCTTGGAGATACGGAACCTTATGATGCCGTTATCCTTGATCTGGGCTTGCCGATTCTTGATGGTAAGAGTGTTCTGAAACGTTGGCGCGCTGAAGATAAGAAAATGCCTGTTCTTGTGCTGACAGCCCGTGATGGTTGGACTGATAAGGTCGAAGGCCTTGATGCGGGCGCCGATGATTATTTGACGAAGCCGTTTATTGTTGAAGAACTTCTTGCACGCTTGCGGGCCCTTATTCGCCGCTCTGCTGGGCAAACTAATCCACAGTTAGAATGTGGCCCTGTACTTCTTGATACACGAAATGGCCGGGTAACGGTTGATGGTCGCCCGATCAAGCTAACAGCACAGGAATTTAAACTTCTTTCATATCTTATGCATCATGAAGGCAAGGTGATTTCCCGTACAGAGCTTACCGAACATATTTATGATCAGGACTTTGATAGAGACAGCAACACTATTGAGGTGTTCGTAAACCGTATCAGGAAGAAACTAGATACCAGTATTATTCATACAGTACGTGGTCTTGGTTACCGTCTTGAATGGGATGAGGCTGCTTAG
- a CDS encoding MarR family winged helix-turn-helix transcriptional regulator gives MRLFHLLHKSHRAIFRLADKMLEEKYGISSTQHVVLLALNEKDGLPIGELATVIGLKAAATSGLVDRMEQKDLLERKRADEDRRSFIVCLKEAGKSIVQESKSMIAEANSQLLDGYSEEEQALISKFLETTIERANNAYLHAKGKTA, from the coding sequence ATGAGACTGTTCCATTTACTACATAAAAGCCACCGGGCGATTTTCAGGCTGGCCGATAAGATGCTTGAAGAAAAATATGGTATTTCTTCAACGCAGCATGTTGTGCTGTTGGCGCTTAATGAAAAGGATGGTTTGCCTATTGGTGAACTCGCAACAGTGATTGGCCTTAAGGCAGCTGCTACGTCAGGTCTGGTTGACCGCATGGAACAGAAAGACCTTCTTGAACGAAAACGAGCAGATGAGGACAGGCGTTCTTTCATTGTTTGCTTGAAAGAGGCAGGCAAATCTATCGTGCAAGAAAGCAAAAGCATGATTGCCGAAGCCAATAGTCAACTCCTTGATGGCTATAGTGAAGAAGAGCAGGCGTTGATCTCTAAATTTCTTGAAACAACAATTGAACGAGCGAATAACGCATACCTACATGCAAAGGGGAAAACCGCATGA
- a CDS encoding sensor histidine kinase, producing MLSRLKLFLVTIPGRLFLSAVIWSIAALTVGGFALSFVFRTYVLNDVDRKLESLIDTMVGISEISPEGVLRFNRPLFDQRFTTPYSGQYWQISEKGQEPFRARSLWDFELPTNFEHNSFSLKFSKVVGPDGQALRVAEKDIILPEADRIFHYQVATDTAEITAAINQFNYLLFIALSIIMFTVSMALVLQVRYGLRPLRQLGKNISEIRAGKEIRIEGSWPPDLQPVAQETNALLDQNEQLVDRARTHVGNLAHALKTPLSVVKNDVEGKGDEVSMRIAKQVQLMREHIDHHLKRARIAGGGSGAGLPIKERLEKLINAVSVMTREKGVLYDLDCPDELRFDGEKEDFDEIIGNLIDNAGKWATGRVMVSVERLADSPRRPFMEIHVEDDGPGVPDEQIDTLFERGRRLDEHVPGTGLGLAIVRDIAELYGGQARLAHSEMGGLQATLKLPCK from the coding sequence GTGTTATCACGCTTAAAGCTCTTTCTGGTTACGATCCCGGGACGATTGTTCCTGTCGGCAGTGATATGGTCAATCGCAGCGCTTACAGTGGGTGGTTTTGCGCTTTCCTTCGTTTTCCGCACGTATGTATTGAATGACGTGGACAGAAAGCTTGAATCGCTCATTGATACTATGGTGGGTATCAGTGAGATTTCGCCTGAAGGGGTTTTGAGGTTTAATCGGCCACTGTTTGATCAACGTTTTACTACTCCTTATTCTGGCCAGTATTGGCAAATATCAGAAAAAGGACAGGAACCATTTCGTGCTCGTTCACTGTGGGATTTTGAGCTGCCTACGAATTTTGAGCATAACAGTTTTTCTCTTAAATTTTCCAAAGTGGTAGGCCCAGATGGCCAAGCGCTTAGGGTGGCAGAAAAAGATATTATCTTGCCTGAAGCTGACAGGATTTTTCATTATCAGGTAGCAACAGATACGGCAGAAATCACTGCGGCAATCAACCAGTTTAACTACCTTCTGTTCATTGCGCTTTCCATCATCATGTTCACGGTGTCCATGGCGCTTGTTCTTCAGGTACGTTATGGACTGCGGCCTCTTCGGCAGCTTGGTAAAAACATTTCGGAAATTCGTGCAGGTAAAGAAATACGTATTGAAGGAAGTTGGCCTCCTGATTTGCAGCCTGTGGCGCAAGAAACAAATGCTCTTCTTGATCAAAATGAGCAATTGGTTGACCGCGCTAGGACCCATGTTGGGAATTTGGCTCATGCGCTGAAAACACCGCTTTCTGTCGTTAAAAATGACGTGGAAGGCAAAGGTGATGAAGTGTCTATGCGTATCGCTAAGCAGGTTCAGCTGATGCGTGAGCATATTGATCATCATCTGAAACGCGCACGTATCGCTGGTGGAGGATCTGGCGCGGGCCTTCCAATCAAAGAACGCCTTGAAAAGCTAATTAATGCCGTAAGTGTCATGACACGGGAAAAAGGTGTTCTTTACGATCTGGATTGTCCAGACGAGTTGCGTTTTGATGGTGAAAAAGAAGATTTTGATGAGATTATCGGTAACCTCATTGATAACGCAGGTAAATGGGCAACTGGCCGAGTGATGGTTTCGGTTGAACGTTTAGCGGATAGTCCTCGCAGGCCCTTTATGGAAATCCATGTAGAAGATGATGGCCCGGGCGTGCCTGATGAGCAGATTGATACGCTATTTGAACGGGGCAGGAGGCTTGATGAGCATGTGCCGGGCACAGGACTGGGCCTGGCCATCGTACGGGATATTGCAGAGCTTTATGGTGGTCAGGCAAGGCTCGCCCACTCAGAAATGGGCGGCTTGCAGGCAACATTAAAACTACCTTGTAAATAA